GGGGTCACCCCACCAAACGGAAATTTACGCACGCTAAGGAATTTGTAGAATTCAGGAATCATCTCTCAGAGCGGATATACTGATAGACCGTTTCTCGGCTGATCCCGAACTCCCGCGCTAGGAGCGCCTTTTGCTCGCCAGCTCTTGCGCGTTGTCGTAAATGTGCCGCTTGTGCGTGCGACAGCGCCTTCTTCCTTCCCCGGTAAGCCCCTCGTTGCTTGGCAAGGGCGATCCCTTCTCGTTGTCGTTCCCGAAGGAGGGAGCGCTCGAACTCCGCGAAGGCCCCCATGACGGACAGCAGAAGGGTTGCCATAGGCGAATCGTCGCCGGTGAAGACCAATCCTTCTTTTACGAACTCCACCCGAATGCCAGCCTTGGTCAATCCTTGCACGAGCCGACGAAGATCATCGAGATTGCGGGCCAGACGGTCCATGCTGTGAACGACCACCGTATCCCCTTCCCGGACAAAGGCCAACAACGCCTCTAATTCAAGCCTCTTGGTGTCTTTCCCCGATGCTCTGTCCGTGAAGGTGCGATCGACCTGAACCTGTTCCAATTGCCGGGCGGGGTTTTGGTCGAAGGCACTGATGCGGATATACCCGATGCGTTTGCCTTGCATGAAGTTCCTCCTGGCAGTGTCAGGAAAGACTCTAAAATCATTTCCCCGACGTGTCAACTTTTGTGATATTTAGACCCTATTCTGACGCGATCGGGGCAGGTGCCTGAC
This genomic stretch from Desulfovibrio sp. harbors:
- a CDS encoding recombinase family protein — encoded protein: MQGKRIGYIRISAFDQNPARQLEQVQVDRTFTDRASGKDTKRLELEALLAFVREGDTVVVHSMDRLARNLDDLRRLVQGLTKAGIRVEFVKEGLVFTGDDSPMATLLLSVMGAFAEFERSLLRERQREGIALAKQRGAYRGRKKALSHAQAAHLRQRARAGEQKALLAREFGISRETVYQYIRSER